GGACTGCgagtatttttgttttatttacaaatgatTTTGAAAACGAACCTTTAAAGATACTttattgaaatggaaatataacCGTCTTTAGAGTTGTCCTAATCCGGAAACTTATGTAGAGATTCGTTAggtttacaaatatatttagaaCAGCTTAGTCATTTATCAGTGGAATGGTTGTTTTTAAACGTTTTAGCATTTGGTTTGGATTCAGAATCGGGAAAGCATTTCAGCTGGCCCAGCCAGTTCAATGACCCACTTATAGATTGGGCTCAAACTGAAAATTCGGATTCAGATACTTGAACTTGGCCGCCTCCAACAGCATCCGGTTGTGCTCGATGCGGTTGCGGCAGTGCAACTCCTGGCTTATTTGTGTCATTGAGCGCTCCAGGCGCTGCAGCACATCCCGCTGAGGCTGCTCCAAGAAGTGGGCCATGGACAGCGATTGTGAGAGGGTCTGGGAGCGTGAGTACTCCATGGACACGTCCTCCATCGATGAAGCCAGCGATCCACTAGATTTACTCTCGCCCTGCCCTGGTGGAACCTGGCTCAAATCGATGGCAGCCGGCTGATCAGACAGGAATGGGGAACCACTAACTTGCTCGGGCTTGACGGGACGACCCAGAAGGGAGACACTGGCAGGAGTCGAACCAGTGGGCAGTGTTTCCAGCGAGATGTTTGAAacctaaaaatataaatgtgaaTTTAAAGATTATAATGTGTACTAAGAAATATCCATGTATATTTAGAAACATAAATCTTCAGCCAGCTAGAGACTGTACTTGTCTGTATTTGGGGTACTTACGTTTTGAACGACCACTCCCAGGTTCTTGGAGATACTTGGTAGATTCGCTTGGACGCCGTTATCTGAAGTGGAATCTCCGGACTGGAAAGAAATAGAGATATCAGCTCACCAATACATGTGCAAACGTTCATTGAGCTATTTCGCCTTCCGAACAGATACAGTATATGTATGAATATGTTCGATTCTAACGGTTAATAGCGAGGTGAGAGATGCGGACATCTCGCTCCTGCCCACGCAAACATACCTTGCGGGTGGCTCCCTCCTGCTCTTGCTTGTGGCGCTGGAACACCGTTTTGATCTTCAGCTCGTGGCTTTCGTTTCCCGCCGGAGGAGAAGCTTGCAAGTCCACAAACACTCCGGAATCGCTCTGCGCAGATGTACTTGCGGTTGCAACCGGGACCGGTGTCTTCTTGCGCGGCTTGTTAAAGCGGCGGTTTTTCATGATCCGATCACGGCGTTCCTCCAGGGCCGCCACCTTCATTTCATGAAGTTTGCCCAGCAAGGAACTGTGACGTCTCTGCGTCCGGAgattataaacaaacaaaaaaaacacgtTTAAAGCTTCCAATTACCCAAAGCCAATGCGTGGACTTCCTACCTTGATGTGCATGTGAAAATTCCCGGTGGAGCGGACACTGCCACGATAAATCCGATCCGGCGGACAGTAACAGCACTTGACCGTAACATTGTCGCCCACCTGGTTCTCGATGCGATATAATTCTCCGTTCAGGATGTAGGGCACATGCTGACGTCTTTCCGGATCGTTTTTCAGCTCCATCTTTTCGTCCGAACTGTCCAAGCTCACGGACATTTTTCAGTTTCATAAATGGGAATGAACCTGCTAGCTTTCGAGAACGAAGGCAAAAGGAGGAACGTCAAAGCAGAGGAAGAGATACAGATTCTCTCCTTGCAGGGAATGAAAGGGAAAGAAAGAGAGAACTAGGCAAAAGCAACGGTTCTTGGCGAAACGAAGATAGACAAAAAGAATCGAAAAAGGCCCCTGTGTACGTTTAAGGTTGGCATTATTTGTAGTGTTATAAAATAGGTCACGAAGTATTATTTATCATTCTAATGCTCTAAAGAATGgcttaaaataatcaaatgttGTCCGTTGAATTATATGTTAGAATTGATGGAATATGCAGACTGACGGATAAATTTCGTATTAGAAAAGTTCAACCAATATTTGAAGCCAATAAAATTGTAATGTATCCCTAAGTTAAATTGGTAACAGatttaaatcattaaataaGTTATGTTTAAATCCCttgcttttaaataattgtacatatatagtaatTTTGCGCCAAGGCGTCGATAAAGAATACGCATGCAAACAGTCTGGCAGCTTTAGTCTGGCTCTGAAACATGGTGGCAGCCCTACCAAGTGCACGAAAGAAAGTAAGTTGGCAGCTCGGGttctaaaatataaacaacttCTGTGCCTCACGTGTTGAACTTTTAagaaagcaaaataaaagtaCTTTTATCTGTTCTAATATATCTAACTGATTACCAAGCGATATGTCGGAACCAGAACCAGATGCCCAGCCCAACATACTAATAACCGGTGGGTTTCAAACattaatgtttttatgttttacaTTAAAACTAATGTAATTTTAGGAACTCCTGGAGCGGGGAAATCGTATTTATGCGAACGTATAGCCTCCGAACTTAAGTTTGAGTGGCTGGACTGCTCGAAAATCGCGAAGGAGAACAATTTTGTAGAGGAATATGACGAGGAGTACGATTGTCCGATTCTGGATGaagaaaaagtataaaaatggTTCATTACCCAATACATTTAATCTATATATTGTGTTATTTAGCTGATGGATCACTTGGAGCCCCTGATGGCCAAGGGCGGCAACGTCGTCGAATATCATGGCTGTGATTTCTTTCCGGAGCGCTGGTTTCAAGCCGTCTTCGTGGTCACCTGTCCCAATACAACGCTCTACGATCGTCTGAAGGAGCGCAACTACAACGAAAAGAAACTGACATCCAATATTCAGTGCGAAATCTTTGGAACCATTTTGGAAGAGGCCCGCGATTCCTACAAATCAGATATAGTATTCGAACTGAAGGGCGAGACAAAGGCAGATGCCCATACAAGCTTGAAAACTGTCAAAAACTGGTATCGTAtgtggaaaagaaaataaacggGCGATTGGTAGTTTGTTATAATCTTATGTATAAAAGCTTAAACGTTTGTTTGTAAAGTGCCTATTATTTACAACAGTGTGTATGAAATCGAAATCTTAAGTCTACAAACTAAACGCGTGTCATCTTAAAGCGAAGCGGTCCATCCGGCGCATACATGAAAGTGACTGCGTAATCCAGTGGCTTGTGGTTGTACTCCAGTTTGTAGTTTCGCAGTAGcttggccagcagtatttgcATCTCCAGATCAGCGAATCGACGACCCAAACACATCCGAGCTCCATAGCCGTAGGGCAGCGAGGCGAACGGATGAAGTTTGCCCGGTGTTCCACCATGCTGCGGTTTCAACCATCTTTCGGGCCTGAAAGTGGCTGCGTCCGTGACATACTCCTCCATATTACCGGTGACAATAGTCGGAAAGACCGCCTGCACTCCCTTGGGCACCTGGTAGCCACAGATTACACTGTCTTCCATGAGAGTTCGCCCGTTTCCAATCACCGTGCTGTACATGCGGAACACCTCCTTGATGAAGCCCTTCAGGTGGTGCATCTGATCCAGCAGCGGAATGGTGAGTGGTGTGTTTGGATCCGGTAGCAGACGCTTTAATTCCTCGTGAACCTTCTGCTGCTCCACTGGACGAGTGGCTAGCTGGTACAGCATGGAACAAACTGCCATGGATATCTGCAGAATGCATATCAGTTAGAATTTCTATGTTAATTTCTATTTAGCATATCTGACCGTATCTATTCCGACCAGAATCAAATCAAGCGCCATTATGGTGGCTATTTTTTCGTCCTTCTGCGAGAGGATCACCTTCTCCACCAGCGAGGGCTCGCCGGCACGCAGACTGGGATCTTGGGTCTTCAGTCTTTCGGTGGCACTCTGAATGTACTTCATGCAGACACTGCAGTGGCATagaaatgatttatttgtagataaaatgtttgtaaattgtatttacCCCACAAAGAAGTTCATGTTCTTCACATAGCGCGTCCACAATGGCGTGGGAAAGTATCTCCAGTAGGGAGCTTTCAGCTCCAAAGTAGCCACGTTGCGCAGGGCATACTTGGCTGCGTCAATGATTTGCTGGGGCTCCGAATCCGGCTTCAGATTCGATTCCAGGCAGCCCAAGCGAGTGTCCAGGGCCACGCGACCAATGCCTAATGATTAAACAATGGGATTTGTGGgtacataattatttaaataaatattcacgAGGAATTATTACATTCCAGGGACCACTTGTGAATCTCATTGTCGAAATCTTCGGGCAGCTCTTGGTTTTCATCCAACAGGTTTTCACAGCGCACGAGGAAGTCCTCGGTGATGACTTCCAGGGGCTGTAGATACCGGCGAATCGTGGACAACTGCAGCACCGGCTTCTGGACACGCGAACGGAACTCCCGCCATGGCTCGCCGTGCCTGAATGGAGGCAGAATAAATTACAAACTGAACAAATGTGGCGATTCCACTTACACTCCGACTACGCCGCCCAGCTCCCCAAAGAAATCCTTGCGCACCACACTCTTGTACTTGACCAAACTGGGCATCGAGGGACGGAACGGGGTGGGGCCCTCGCTTCGATAGCACTGGAAATTCATCAAATTGCTGTAGCTTAATATCCGACAACTGGGCGCAATTTATACGGTGCCAGAAATGTGTGTAATGGCTTGGTGCCTTCGTGGTTCGTTGCTCATGCGGAAAGTCCCAAGCCGCTGGGTTGTCTTAATGCTTACCTTTTCAATTTCGTCGGCATCGTAGATGAACAAAAGATCGGGCCGTCCTATTAGACCTCCAAAACGCACAATTCTGCCATAACGATCGTGCAGCAGCGATGATATTTTGGCCACATCGGAGATGGTGTATTGACCAATTATTGGCATCAGTCTATGGAATAGTCAAGGTTAAACTCTACGACAATGAAAGATGCATTAACTCTTTCCAACGGCGCAAAAATATGATTTGTGAGCCAAATTCGTCAGCATGCAGCCAAATTTCACACGTTATTAGGGCGACCTTGAATTTAGCGTTAATTGAACGCTAATTTACTGGATGACGTGCCATCAAACGGATGGTGGTAACTTAGAGTTTGGGATTGGACAGGTGTAAATTGACGGAATTCCACACGCACATTTAACAAGAATCGTTAGGCAAACTCAAGACTCCCATAAATGTTTAGTTAGCATACATAATTTGTACAAATTGGGATAAAAACTAGTCGGGCTTGCGTGTTTTTTGCACAAAATCCAAGCAAATAAAcgaacatcatcatcatggctAATTCAATAAGTGTTGAACAAGCTGGCCAAGTTAATTGGGTCAAGTGAAACGGAGAGTGTTTGgttttattgcaattgcagttagCTTGGAGAAAGCGAGTCAGTTCGTGTCttgagtctttcgttttttcgatgatgggttttggttttattacCTCCATGTATTGCCCAGAATGGGGATGGGCTTAGGTCCGGGAATCTGATTGTAGGGCAGAGCGTTTTGCCACTCGGAAGTGGAGTGTATTCGCGGTGCACTGGTCTCCTCCGAATCCGCCAGATGCGGACATGTGGCCACGCCCGTGGAGCTTTCGCGGCTCCCCAAGCGCCGGGAACCTGCTCCTCCGATCTTGGGCGCACATTCTCGTAGACTGGAGCCACAGGAGGCTGTGGATCGCCAAGCTTTCAGCGACAGTTtgttcatttaaattcaaatcagATTTCACTGGTCGTAAGCCTCGATTTCCAATTGTCTTCTGTTGACGTTGACACACTGATCTCCGCGGGGCAACGAAACTGGCTTCTAGCGGGAGCCGCAATCAAGTTCCACACTGGACGGCTGTCTGACACAAACTACTGGCAGCTCAAGCTCCGACGATCCAAACAAGCTACGTTTACGTTTCGAGCTGATTCTCTTGGCTGTTTTAAAAGAGAAATTGCTCTTGACTATTTGCGGTGGTTCGCTTTAAAAACTGTTCAAATGTAAAGAATTGTTTCATATATTCTGTACAGAATGTTTTAAACGTTCCTTAACAACTTATTATCATATCTTATTGCTTCAAAGTTTTTTTCTTGTGGTTATGTTAAGTAGTCATTGTAAAAAAGTGTTTACTTTAACGAGTcgaatttttatacccgttactcgtagagtaaaaattttgccgcgcccactctaacgcccactatccgcccaaagctgccacgcccacacttttgaaaaatgttttgatattttttttattttttgtattagccctgtaaatttctatcgatttgccaaaaatctttttggcactcccactctaacgcccacaaaccgccaaaaactgtcagtgttaaagacactcctgcgcacttccaatagctgagtaacgggtatcagatagtcggggaactcgactatagcgttctctctgtTCTTTTTGTAGTTAAATTATTGGAGGGGGTTACTCGCCAGACTTTTCAACGGCATTTCCTGCAGGGGACTGTGTCCGCTGAGGCTGCGTTTCAATATCACGCTGTTGCATAATTAGTTGTTAATTCTGAAATCTTTATTTTGAATAGCTTGACGAACGGAACAGATGCGCGTTGGAGTGGCGAATTACTTGGGATCGTAATAATTTGGGGCTGAAACTCCGCTAAACTGAACATTCGGTGGATGTGAACTCGGCTATAGCGAGCTTGCTTATCAGCGGATTCCCAAGCGGCGATTCAGTGTTTTAACGTTTACCCAACTTAAGAGTTGATTCAGGACTCTctggtttttgtgtttctaATGTAAGGTGCACCTTATTTAAAGCGTCTCgcttttttttccaaaagttTAATTATATTCGTAGGTTGTGAAGattccaaacaaataaatctgTTTCCCTTTTATTATCCCAaaggtatttattttgcctacacacattttgttttctacATCGCAACTCACtaatcataaattaataacataattccGAAACTCTGTCACATCATCCAAAAAAGTTTGCACTTATTCGTTATGAAAATGCCGTTGAACAATTGGTAagaatggtaaaaaaaaagaaaagttccACAAATATAAACCATCGTATGTACCTTCATTTGATTCATAATTAGATTCTTGAAATTCTATGATTCATTTCAGTCGCAACCTACCTTATCGcttagatatacatatgtacatgaatgtatatttatgcaaaaaatggaCGGAAACGGCATGTTTATTCTCAATGCCGACTGTATTttggaaataattaaatacgtAATTACTGATTGCCAGTTAAATGAGCGACATGTTGAAATTGGGACTCTTGCCTACGATGATTTAATAAACTTTGTTCTGGCCCACGAATTCTTCGTCGAATTGCTTGCGGATCATCAAAAAATCCTTTACAAGGATCTTGAGTTGGTTTTAGCATGCAGGACCGTAAAGCTGCTTATAGACCTTAGAGTGAATAAGCAATCGAACAACGGAGGATTTTTCTGGAGATCCTTTCTGGAATCGTTCAGTGAAGAAAGTCCGTTTGATCTTCAACTGTCTTTTCAAGGCTtatacgtacatattaaaataacaggTAAGTAGCAATACTAAACTCTTAAAGAcccctaaacttaaattaattgcatttaaattgtattttaaggCATCTCATCGGGCCGCACACACCAAGAAACGTTAAAATTTGACTTAACGCTTACTGCAGAAGCATTGGCTGACATTTTCCGCTCGAACCAAAATGTAACCAAGTTGAGCTTTGAAAGCACTGAAGTGCATGGAGGTCTTTCTGATATCATACCCCATTGCGCCAATCTTGAAGAACTGAGTATCACGTTGCATGCAGGAGACGTGGTATCCCAATATGAACCACTAGTGAACTTGCCCAAtctgaaaaacattttagttacTGGCTTACAAAGAAGCGAGTCGGAATCGCTGTTTTTTAGCAGCTTAAGAAAGTGGCACAGGCCATCGAGTCTTCCAGCTTTGACACTAAAAATTGAAGATGACCTAACTGATATTCATCGACCTGTAACGTTTGCCACTTTCAATTCATTACGATGTTTGCGTGTGAAAGAAACCAAAGATTATTGGgaacacaaatataaatggaaatggaatgcaaTTTTGAGGGCTGAGTACGATTTATCTGCAATGGAGGACGAAAGCAATTCAATAGAGGATTCTCTTGCCACCATTACATTGGGTGATGGTGTTAAGATCAAGTTTATAAGGTCTGATGGTAAACTTGAGGTAAAGTTACATGATACGTCTGACATTGGTCAAATGGGATCTTTATCAAAACTGCCCAATCTCACTCGCTTGGTAGTACAAAATAAGACGAATTGTTATGAAAAAAATCCCGAATCACTTGAAAAATTTCTGCGATCAATGGCTCCAAACGGGTCATTTGCTTTAAAGtcatgtaaaataaattatggacAATTACATCAATCTGAGATTGAAGAGCTTACGAAAATAAAGTCACTTCGATTCCTCGCATGCCACTTACACAACGTTCCTGATATCAACTTCAGTCAGATGACTAACTTGCAACACATGAAACTCAATTTCCGCCATTATTGTTATGGCATTATTTCTAATGTAATCCATAATCTGCTAAGCAAATGCCAGGTGCAAGCAACCATATTCAGTGAAGATGTTACAATTACCCTATTGAGGACAGAAAAACGTCTAGAGATTAATCTGC
This sequence is a window from Drosophila teissieri strain GT53w chromosome 2R, Prin_Dtei_1.1, whole genome shotgun sequence. Protein-coding genes within it:
- the LOC122614340 gene encoding protein stand still: MSVSLDSSDEKMELKNDPERRQHVPYILNGELYRIENQVGDNVTVKCCYCPPDRIYRGSVRSTGNFHMHIKRRHSSLLGKLHEMKVAALEERRDRIMKNRRFNKPRKKTPVPVATASTSAQSDSGVFVDLQASPPAGNESHELKIKTVFQRHKQEQEGATRKSGDSTSDNGVQANLPSISKNLGVVVQNVSNISLETLPTGSTPASVSLLGRPVKPEQVSGSPFLSDQPAAIDLSQVPPGQGESKSSGSLASSMEDVSMEYSRSQTLSQSLSMAHFLEQPQRDVLQRLERSMTQISQELHCRNRIEHNRMLLEAAKFKYLNPNFQFEPNL
- the LOC122614342 gene encoding adenylate kinase isoenzyme 6 homolog, with amino-acid sequence MSEPEPDAQPNILITGTPGAGKSYLCERIASELKFEWLDCSKIAKENNFVEEYDEEYDCPILDEEKLMDHLEPLMAKGGNVVEYHGCDFFPERWFQAVFVVTCPNTTLYDRLKERNYNEKKLTSNIQCEIFGTILEEARDSYKSDIVFELKGETKADAHTSLKTVKNWYRMWKRK
- the LOC122612098 gene encoding probable cytochrome P450 301a1, mitochondrial, with the protein product MNKLSLKAWRSTASCGSSLRECAPKIGGAGSRRLGSRESSTGVATCPHLADSEETSAPRIHSTSEWQNALPYNQIPGPKPIPILGNTWRLMPIIGQYTISDVAKISSLLHDRYGRIVRFGGLIGRPDLLFIYDADEIEKCYRSEGPTPFRPSMPSLVKYKSVVRKDFFGELGGVVGVHGEPWREFRSRVQKPVLQLSTIRRYLQPLEVITEDFLVRCENLLDENQELPEDFDNEIHKWSLECIGRVALDTRLGCLESNLKPDSEPQQIIDAAKYALRNVATLELKAPYWRYFPTPLWTRYVKNMNFFVGVCMKYIQSATERLKTQDPSLRAGEPSLVEKVILSQKDEKIATIMALDLILVGIDTISMAVCSMLYQLATRPVEQQKVHEELKRLLPDPNTPLTIPLLDQMHHLKGFIKEVFRMYSTVIGNGRTLMEDSVICGYQVPKGVQAVFPTIVTGNMEEYVTDAATFRPERWLKPQHGGTPGKLHPFASLPYGYGARMCLGRRFADLEMQILLAKLLRNYKLEYNHKPLDYAVTFMYAPDGPLRFKMTRV